The following are from one region of the Leptospiraceae bacterium genome:
- a CDS encoding NAD(P)-dependent glycerol-3-phosphate dehydrogenase — protein sequence MLEVKQIGVIGAGSYGNALALHVARKGFPTKIWAYEKEVVEDINTNHENSIFLKGYKLPENLTATNNIEECMNFGEAILSVMPTPHVARMMSQITPFIREGQSIVSCSKGIENESLEIPSEIMERVLPEKFHHQLAYLSGPSFAKEVAGGLPTAVTVASANLKLAAHVQQFMSNKHFRCYTTSDVTGVELCGALKNVIAIAAGIADGLGFGYNTRAALITRGLGEINRIAVEKKANPLTMLGLAGMGDLVLTCTGDLSRNRTVGFKIGQGEKLKDILDHMRMVAEGVLTSKSAYLLSKKLEVEVPIMEQVYRILYEDQDPKRTVENLMSRELKGE from the coding sequence ATGCTGGAAGTAAAACAAATTGGAGTGATTGGAGCCGGATCTTATGGAAACGCACTAGCGTTACACGTAGCGCGCAAAGGCTTTCCGACCAAAATCTGGGCTTATGAAAAAGAAGTTGTAGAGGATATAAACACGAATCATGAAAATTCTATTTTTTTAAAAGGGTATAAATTGCCTGAGAATTTGACTGCGACAAATAATATCGAAGAGTGCATGAATTTTGGAGAGGCAATCCTTTCCGTGATGCCAACGCCACATGTAGCAAGGATGATGAGTCAAATTACTCCGTTTATTAGGGAGGGGCAATCCATTGTTAGCTGTTCAAAGGGAATTGAAAATGAATCCCTTGAAATTCCATCTGAAATTATGGAAAGAGTTTTACCTGAAAAATTTCATCATCAATTAGCCTATCTTTCTGGACCATCATTTGCTAAGGAAGTTGCCGGTGGACTTCCGACTGCTGTTACTGTTGCAAGCGCAAATTTAAAACTTGCCGCTCATGTTCAGCAATTTATGTCAAATAAACATTTCAGGTGTTATACAACTTCGGATGTTACTGGAGTAGAGCTTTGTGGAGCTCTGAAAAACGTAATAGCGATTGCTGCCGGAATTGCGGATGGACTCGGATTTGGATACAATACCAGAGCTGCTCTAATTACGCGTGGGCTAGGCGAGATTAACCGCATAGCAGTTGAAAAGAAAGCCAATCCACTTACGATGCTGGGTCTTGCCGGTATGGGAGATTTAGTTTTAACTTGCACGGGGGATTTGTCTCGTAACCGCACCGTCGGTTTTAAGATTGGACAAGGAGAAAAACTAAAAGATATTCTAGATCATATGCGAATGGTCGCAGAAGGCGTGTTAACCTCTAAGAGTGCTTATTTGCTAAGTAAGAAGCTTGAAGTGGAAGTTCCCATCATGGAGCAAGTTTACCGTATCCTCTACGAAGACCAGGATCCAAAGAGGACAGTGGAAAATCTAATGTCAAGAGAACTGAAAGGAGAATAG
- a CDS encoding mechanosensitive ion channel: MQQLDKNIIFKRPFLRKAFLYRFFFWINLVWAVGANAQNPLTPLKLDTPRETLKIFMNSMNEYKKGVDKNDEQKKQQIENATRCLDLREISPLLREEKGKEAAIFLKEAIDRVYVVDLSKVPDTESLVKWSIPDTEITVLKNVSGSRGGEYLFSAETVLNAGDYYRRTKHLPFLARTGGGASYSLPWMETIFPQWARQKFGMFHIWQWLGLILAILLSFLIRFITKLFFHLFIKITRKTATTWDDRIVITLARPVGYFVGISFWFLFLYATGLEGKLYNFFNFILKVLIGANFIYFVYKISDLVVLILKDNSIKTKNPIDDQLIPLLSKTLRILFVTLGFLIALQNLGINVMGLIAGLGIGGLAIALAAKDTAANLFGSAMIFMDRPFKIGDHILLDNKEGIVEEIGFRSTRIRTWEDSIVSIPNSVVANADIENMGVRRWRRNVIILSLTYDTSPEKMEAFLEGIKNIVKKNPLVVADTINIAFKSFDSSSLNVLMQFGLAVDTFPKNLEGRQKIFLEVIRLAKELGVDFAFPTSTLHVETLPDKKPARVPKEKPIPKYKNIAAEFGEGGKLSKPNGAEIFVAPYHELPMEDKK, translated from the coding sequence ATGCAACAATTAGACAAAAATATAATATTTAAGCGTCCATTTTTACGAAAGGCTTTCTTATATCGTTTCTTCTTTTGGATAAATCTAGTGTGGGCAGTAGGGGCTAATGCACAAAATCCGCTCACACCTTTAAAGCTCGATACGCCTAGAGAAACTCTGAAGATTTTTATGAACTCAATGAACGAATATAAAAAAGGAGTCGATAAAAACGATGAACAAAAAAAACAACAAATCGAAAATGCCACTCGCTGTTTAGATTTGCGGGAAATCAGTCCACTTCTTAGAGAAGAAAAAGGTAAAGAGGCAGCCATTTTTTTAAAAGAGGCAATCGATCGTGTCTATGTTGTTGACTTAAGTAAAGTTCCAGATACAGAATCTTTGGTGAAATGGTCTATACCTGACACTGAGATTACAGTTTTGAAGAATGTCTCTGGTTCCCGTGGGGGTGAATATCTATTTTCCGCTGAAACAGTTTTAAATGCAGGGGATTACTATCGTCGCACTAAACATCTTCCTTTTCTTGCAAGAACCGGTGGGGGAGCTTCGTATTCTCTTCCCTGGATGGAGACAATTTTCCCGCAATGGGCAAGACAAAAATTTGGAATGTTTCATATTTGGCAGTGGTTGGGGCTAATTCTTGCTATCCTCCTAAGCTTTTTAATTCGATTTATTACAAAACTTTTTTTCCATTTATTCATTAAAATCACTCGTAAGACTGCTACAACTTGGGATGATAGAATCGTTATAACTCTTGCAAGACCTGTCGGATACTTTGTAGGAATTTCTTTTTGGTTTTTGTTTTTATATGCTACTGGCTTAGAAGGCAAATTATATAACTTTTTTAATTTTATTTTAAAAGTTTTAATTGGTGCTAATTTTATTTACTTTGTGTATAAAATATCCGATCTAGTCGTGCTTATCTTAAAGGATAATTCTATCAAAACAAAAAATCCAATTGATGATCAATTAATTCCATTGTTATCCAAGACATTGCGGATACTCTTTGTTACACTTGGATTCTTAATTGCCTTACAAAATTTAGGAATCAATGTCATGGGCTTGATTGCAGGACTTGGAATAGGAGGACTTGCCATTGCACTTGCTGCCAAGGATACGGCGGCTAATTTATTTGGATCAGCTATGATTTTTATGGATAGACCTTTTAAGATTGGAGATCATATTTTACTTGATAATAAAGAAGGAATTGTAGAAGAAATAGGATTTCGCTCTACTCGAATTCGAACATGGGAAGATTCTATTGTGAGTATTCCCAATTCTGTCGTTGCAAATGCGGACATTGAGAATATGGGCGTTAGACGCTGGAGGAGAAATGTTATTATCCTGAGCCTCACCTATGATACCTCTCCTGAAAAAATGGAAGCATTCCTAGAAGGAATTAAAAATATTGTTAAGAAAAACCCTCTCGTTGTAGCGGATACTATAAATATTGCGTTCAAAAGCTTTGACTCTTCTTCTTTAAATGTTCTTATGCAGTTTGGTCTTGCTGTTGATACTTTCCCAAAGAACTTAGAAGGTAGACAAAAAATATTCTTGGAAGTGATTCGTCTTGCTAAAGAATTGGGTGTTGACTTTGCTTTTCCTACTTCGACATTGCATGTAGAAACTCTACCGGATAAAAAACCAGCTAGAGTTCCAAAAGAAAAACCGATTCCAAAATACAAAAATATCGCAGCAGAATTTGGAGAGGGAGGAAAACTTTCTAAACCAAATGGAGCAGAAATATTTGTTGCTCCTTACCATGAATTACCGATGGAAGATAAAAAATAG
- a CDS encoding DUF1577 domain-containing protein translates to MQYTDKQSRDIDVVTSTEQKNHILSKYLLDKELLLRMDPFDQKVTLKKILNGGERILVYLPPESDFFFPTNVQLFKMLANYIHLDCDFIHYVDPTLVLLQVNKLEIAKKNRENERIPLAPGIAFATNIISTKIHLEADMFNIPNLVRVNFEDYENRLSLKTEDKVRVDVFRSDLDIRYDIVKKAQRLIWIPDTQNPKSYGSYFPDQVNYAEEVDEDIPAVMQKFKEQKILSELIVPILYTSQFDEKICIGYLSLQSKDKRISLETLGEFKNLRVEIANRIKESNTVKTTDRFQILEVSRHGLKIRITNPFLIESLQKHDRFVFDIFFRMQAPFTVSGLIRWTSKDKDSKRLDLGIELIGKSSLAGERERYYKNIELAREGKLNA, encoded by the coding sequence ATGCAATACACTGATAAACAATCGCGGGACATTGATGTTGTGACTTCAACAGAGCAAAAAAATCATATTCTATCCAAGTATTTACTCGATAAGGAATTGCTTTTACGCATGGATCCGTTTGATCAAAAAGTCACACTAAAAAAAATTCTAAATGGTGGGGAGAGAATCTTAGTGTATCTTCCACCCGAATCGGATTTTTTCTTTCCGACTAACGTCCAATTGTTTAAGATGCTTGCAAATTACATTCATCTAGATTGTGATTTCATTCATTATGTCGATCCCACGCTTGTTTTATTGCAAGTCAACAAGTTAGAGATTGCTAAGAAAAATCGGGAAAATGAGCGTATACCGCTAGCGCCCGGAATTGCATTTGCTACTAATATTATTTCTACAAAGATCCATCTAGAAGCGGATATGTTTAATATTCCGAATCTAGTTAGAGTCAATTTTGAAGACTATGAAAATCGTCTCTCACTGAAGACAGAAGATAAAGTTCGCGTTGATGTATTTAGATCTGATTTAGATATTCGATATGACATTGTCAAAAAAGCGCAGAGACTTATCTGGATTCCAGACACTCAGAATCCCAAATCATACGGGTCTTATTTCCCTGATCAAGTAAACTATGCAGAAGAAGTAGATGAAGATATTCCTGCAGTGATGCAGAAATTTAAAGAGCAAAAAATTTTATCGGAGCTAATCGTTCCTATTCTCTACACAAGTCAATTTGACGAAAAAATTTGCATTGGCTACCTCTCTCTTCAAAGTAAAGACAAAAGAATTTCCTTAGAGACTTTAGGGGAGTTTAAAAATTTACGAGTAGAGATTGCCAATAGAATTAAAGAATCAAATACCGTCAAGACAACTGATCGATTTCAGATTTTAGAAGTCTCACGTCATGGATTAAAGATTCGAATTACAAATCCCTTTTTGATTGAGAGTTTGCAAAAGCATGATCGTTTTGTATTTGATATATTTTTTAGAATGCAGGCTCCCTTTACAGTTTCTGGTTTAATTCGATGGACTTCAAAGGACAAAGACTCAAAGAGGTTGGATTTAGGAATTGAACTCATTGGAAAATCATCATTAGCCGGCGAGAGAGAACGATATTACAAGAATATAGAATTAGCTAGAGAAGGAAAGTTAAACGCATAA
- a CDS encoding CAP domain-containing protein encodes MRITKKIRRLSFIGFLFLFSLTGYSESSNLSSSVAQKTFEAIRTANKVYTFCASCGDSKAKVLYMNERGIEPVSDGKNGYEYRFYLNKKQYVNILDLYFQMENKWINLGLYSGLVNPSISYELKSSQLPFDIEVEAEKNFKTPSDLKPLTILEKQIFEEVNLVRTNPADYAKKLRERIPFFEDTVYRPLDRRPRQTRDGAKGIEAAISFLEKISPMEPFVFSSDASLAIQEHLKNKIQYTSRWRELRERYGKYIKDAELINIMEGEFYGYNIAPDLITYILVSEGNAKGQFRNSIFDREQRYMGLGCQTDSRYGYKCHLLLSSGLVPEDNVRKMQLDRVTVSNISYLSEFEKKVIEETNLLRTKPKEYAEFLKARRPYYKDLLYKEPFRSPVVIVEGISALEEAIAFLEKVEPVSTLKPAEELSLSARDHVKDSGSKGITGHYGSDGSSPVTRIQRYRKDAKLAGENIDYGWVDPREVVISLFVDDGIYNRGHRKNLFQKDFVYIGVSCGFHLDYPLMCVQNFGAW; translated from the coding sequence ATGAGAATCACTAAAAAAATTCGTAGGCTTTCCTTTATTGGGTTTCTTTTTTTGTTCTCTCTGACCGGGTATTCTGAATCTTCCAATCTTTCTTCTTCTGTGGCTCAAAAAACGTTTGAAGCAATTCGAACGGCTAACAAGGTGTATACTTTCTGTGCAAGCTGTGGTGATTCAAAAGCAAAGGTTCTCTATATGAATGAGAGGGGAATTGAGCCCGTCAGTGATGGAAAGAACGGATATGAATATCGATTTTACCTAAATAAAAAGCAATATGTAAACATTCTAGATTTGTATTTTCAAATGGAAAACAAATGGATTAATCTAGGACTCTATTCGGGACTTGTGAATCCTTCAATCAGTTACGAATTGAAGTCTTCCCAATTGCCCTTTGATATAGAAGTAGAGGCAGAAAAGAATTTCAAAACGCCTTCCGATTTAAAACCCCTCACAATTTTAGAAAAACAAATCTTCGAAGAAGTCAATCTTGTTCGCACAAATCCAGCGGATTACGCGAAGAAACTCCGCGAAAGAATTCCATTCTTTGAGGATACAGTCTATCGTCCCTTAGATCGCCGACCGCGGCAAACAAGAGATGGCGCAAAAGGAATAGAAGCTGCTATTTCTTTTTTAGAAAAAATTTCTCCTATGGAGCCTTTCGTATTTTCCTCGGATGCAAGCCTTGCCATTCAAGAACACTTGAAGAATAAAATTCAATATACAAGTCGATGGAGAGAGTTAAGAGAGCGTTATGGTAAATATATCAAAGATGCCGAATTGATAAACATCATGGAAGGAGAATTCTATGGTTATAACATTGCACCTGATTTAATTACATATATTTTAGTGAGTGAGGGAAATGCAAAAGGACAATTTAGAAATTCTATCTTTGATAGAGAACAGCGATACATGGGACTCGGTTGTCAGACTGATTCTCGTTACGGTTATAAATGTCATTTGCTATTAAGCTCAGGTCTAGTGCCAGAGGATAATGTCCGTAAGATGCAACTAGACAGAGTTACAGTTTCTAATATTTCTTATCTTTCTGAATTTGAAAAGAAGGTAATTGAGGAAACAAATCTTTTGCGAACAAAACCGAAAGAATATGCTGAATTTTTAAAAGCACGAAGACCTTATTATAAAGACCTACTTTATAAAGAACCATTTCGTTCTCCAGTAGTGATTGTAGAAGGAATATCTGCTTTAGAAGAAGCGATTGCCTTTTTAGAGAAAGTAGAGCCTGTATCAACTCTAAAGCCTGCCGAAGAATTGTCATTATCCGCTCGAGATCATGTGAAAGATTCTGGATCAAAAGGCATTACAGGTCACTATGGGTCTGATGGATCATCGCCCGTAACCCGCATTCAACGTTATAGAAAAGATGCAAAACTTGCCGGCGAAAACATTGATTATGGTTGGGTTGATCCGAGAGAGGTTGTGATTTCTTTATTTGTGGATGATGGAATTTACAATAGAGGTCATCGAAAAAATCTATTTCAAAAAGACTTTGTATACATTGGAGTCTCTTGTGGGTTTCATTTGGATTATCCGCTCATGTGTGTTCAGAACTTTGGAGCCTGGTAA
- a CDS encoding NHL repeat-containing protein: MKPILCKFLYLILFLNACVPNIDRSPLEYTWLSRVLSPSNTTVGQTASTPAPVTSPTTTTTTTAVTPTLPTTPTQPALLLNYSLTEYVLPANIVLTSLSPTVTGIISTCAVTPTLPTGLALDGLTCAISGTPTTQTPSATYTISATSANGNATASISIRISSTTAYRVYGQPDFVSATANNGGVSATSLNQPAGLGTDGAGNLVIADYSNHRVLYYPYGSTTATRVYGQAGIFSTAISNNGGPSANSLHAPQSATMDLSGNVYISEAQFRVTLFPSSGSLTATRVYGQFNNYTWVVGNNDGAGNSSTCSANNLQSPQQAVTDKLGGVYITDPGNHRVLYFASGSTTATRVYGQPNFTSAIANNGGVSATSLSGPTGIALDSGGNLYITDGNNQRILYYPAGTTTATVVYGQSGNFNTAVTGTTASTFNGVWMIAIDPYDNLYATDYNNNRLLFFPKGSTTATRVYGQFNNFTCGAKNNNGSCVAFGSVNANNISEIHSVNVDVYGNVYVVDTGNNRVLMY; the protein is encoded by the coding sequence ATGAAACCAATATTGTGTAAATTCTTATACTTAATACTCTTTCTAAATGCATGTGTTCCGAATATAGACAGAAGCCCGTTAGAATATACTTGGTTATCAAGAGTCCTATCGCCATCGAATACAACAGTCGGACAAACTGCTTCAACTCCGGCGCCTGTAACGTCACCGACAACTACTACAACTACAACAGCGGTTACTCCTACTTTGCCTACTACCCCTACTCAGCCAGCATTATTACTTAATTATTCATTAACAGAATACGTTCTTCCTGCAAATATTGTCCTAACCAGTCTGTCACCTACAGTAACTGGAATTATTTCGACTTGTGCGGTTACTCCTACTTTGCCAACAGGACTTGCCTTAGATGGATTAACCTGTGCGATAAGCGGCACGCCCACAACACAAACTCCTTCAGCTACCTACACAATTTCGGCAACAAGCGCAAACGGAAATGCAACCGCTTCTATTAGCATTCGAATCAGTAGCACTACCGCCTATCGTGTTTACGGGCAACCTGATTTTGTATCTGCAACCGCGAATAATGGAGGAGTATCCGCAACTAGCCTCAACCAGCCCGCCGGTCTAGGAACCGATGGTGCTGGAAATCTTGTGATTGCAGATTATAGCAACCATCGTGTTTTGTATTACCCATACGGTAGCACTACGGCCACAAGAGTCTATGGACAGGCAGGTATTTTTTCAACTGCAATTTCCAATAATGGAGGACCTTCTGCAAATAGTTTACACGCCCCACAATCTGCAACAATGGATTTGAGTGGAAATGTATATATTTCAGAAGCACAATTTCGTGTTACACTATTTCCAAGTTCAGGTAGCCTGACTGCAACAAGAGTCTACGGTCAATTCAATAACTATACGTGGGTAGTGGGGAATAATGATGGTGCTGGCAATTCATCAACCTGTAGTGCGAATAATCTACAGTCTCCGCAACAGGCCGTAACAGATAAATTGGGTGGAGTGTATATAACTGATCCTGGTAATCATAGAGTTCTTTATTTTGCTAGCGGAAGCACAACGGCTACTCGTGTCTACGGTCAACCTAATTTTACATCCGCAATTGCGAATAACGGGGGAGTATCTGCTACTAGTTTAAGTGGACCAACTGGCATCGCTTTAGATTCTGGCGGAAATTTATATATCACAGATGGCAATAATCAGCGTATACTCTATTATCCCGCGGGAACAACGACAGCAACAGTAGTCTATGGTCAATCTGGAAATTTTAACACTGCAGTAACAGGAACTACTGCTTCTACTTTTAACGGAGTATGGATGATAGCCATTGATCCTTATGATAATTTATATGCAACAGATTACAATAATAATCGACTATTGTTTTTTCCAAAAGGGTCAACGACTGCGACAAGAGTTTACGGACAATTTAATAATTTCACATGTGGTGCGAAAAATAATAACGGAAGCTGCGTGGCTTTTGGTTCAGTCAATGCAAATAATATTTCGGAAATTCACTCTGTGAATGTAGATGTGTATGGAAATGTATACGTTGTAGATACAGGCAATAATAGAGTATTGATGTATTAG
- the nifJ gene encoding pyruvate:ferredoxin (flavodoxin) oxidoreductase, producing the protein MEKTFSVLDANEAVADVAYRLSEVIAIYPITPSSPMGEWADTWMSQDRKNLWNSIPSVIEMQSEGGAAGALHGALQTGSFATTFTASQGLMLMIPNMYKIAGELTSAVIHVAARSLAAQGLSIFGDHSDVMAVRQTGFALFCSDSVQSAQDFALISHLAALEGRIPFLHFFDGFRTSHEISKIELIPDELIKKMVREEFLFAHKRRALNPEHPVLRGTAQNPDVYFQARETVNAYYPKCAAIVERLLKEFEELTGRSYKLYEYFGSPDAERIIILMGSGAEAVHETVEYLLDKGEKVGVIKVRLYRPFLNEKILEAIPKTVKSISVLDRTKEPGSAGEPLYLDVVNAFFQDQMGKEKKWDTLPRIVGGRYGLSSKEFTPAMVKAIYDQLKSDSLKHGFTVGIVDDLTNTSIDYNSDFSIEKKDTIRSVFYGLGSDGTVGANKNSIKIIGENTDNYVQGYFVYDSKKSGSMTISHLRFGKTPIRSTYLVDHPNFVACHQPMFLERFDMLAGIEVGGVFLLNTNKSSNDVWESLPGKIQKDILTKKLKFFVIDAYKAANSAGMKNQINTVMQTCFFSISGVLPKEEAIEAIKEAIRDTYGKKGGEIVARNIKAVDDTLKFLSQVDYSNYAEISKEILEVGVPISDKAPVFVRDVLGKMLSAKGDLLPVSSMPVDGTYPTGTSKWEKRRIAQEVPVWDKSVCIQCGKCAYVCPHAVIRVNAFSPDTIKDAPASFEIVDSKVPDLKEKGFKFTLQISADDCTGCGICVDICPAKNKSEVRLKAINMTPIENISTESTANWEYFQTIPPIDRSLLNIHQIRQQQMQEPLFEFSGACAGCGETPYVKLVSQLFGDRMVIANATGCSSIYGGNLPTTPWTKNKAGRGPAWSNSLFEDNAEFGYGFRVSIDKQREAALELVNLLKDKIGISLAEEILNAKESDEADIFEQRKRVEKLNEILKAHSASSGEVRHLLEISDSLVKKSVWIIGGDGWGYDIGYGGLDHVLASGRNINVLLLDTEVYSNTGGQMSKSTPKGAVAKFATGGKPGVKKDLGLIAMSYGNIYVATVAMGAKDEQTLRALMEAEKYNGPSIVIAYSHCIAHGINMTEGMKHQKAAVDSGQWILYRYNPDRVEQGLNPLEIDSAPPHAPVRNYFESENRFKMLTKSKPEIAKNLFQQAQEDINIRYKHFEFLAGKNKEEEKHD; encoded by the coding sequence ATGGAAAAAACGTTTTCAGTATTGGATGCAAATGAGGCAGTCGCAGATGTCGCCTATCGATTAAGTGAGGTAATAGCGATTTACCCCATTACTCCTTCTTCGCCTATGGGAGAGTGGGCAGATACTTGGATGAGTCAGGACAGAAAGAATCTCTGGAACTCCATTCCTTCTGTGATAGAAATGCAAAGCGAAGGCGGAGCGGCTGGGGCATTACATGGAGCACTTCAGACTGGTTCCTTTGCTACAACATTTACTGCTTCGCAGGGGCTAATGCTTATGATCCCCAATATGTATAAGATAGCGGGTGAATTAACCTCAGCAGTAATTCATGTTGCAGCTAGGTCGCTCGCCGCACAAGGCTTATCGATATTTGGCGACCATTCAGATGTAATGGCAGTGCGTCAAACTGGTTTTGCCCTTTTTTGTTCTGATTCAGTTCAATCTGCGCAGGACTTTGCACTCATTTCCCATTTGGCTGCCTTAGAAGGTAGAATTCCTTTTTTACATTTCTTTGATGGATTTAGAACTTCTCATGAAATTTCTAAAATTGAATTAATTCCAGATGAATTAATCAAAAAAATGGTTCGCGAAGAATTTCTATTTGCGCACAAAAGAAGAGCCTTGAATCCAGAACATCCAGTCCTACGCGGAACTGCTCAAAATCCCGACGTATATTTTCAAGCAAGAGAGACGGTAAATGCGTATTATCCGAAATGTGCTGCTATTGTAGAAAGACTCTTGAAAGAGTTTGAAGAGCTTACTGGCAGAAGTTATAAACTGTATGAATACTTCGGTTCCCCCGATGCAGAGAGAATTATTATCCTTATGGGCTCCGGTGCCGAAGCAGTTCATGAAACAGTAGAGTATCTTTTAGATAAAGGGGAAAAAGTAGGGGTAATCAAAGTTAGACTCTACAGACCTTTCCTGAATGAAAAAATTCTCGAAGCAATTCCTAAAACGGTTAAATCTATTTCTGTCTTAGATCGAACCAAAGAGCCAGGTAGTGCAGGAGAGCCTCTTTACTTAGATGTTGTGAATGCATTTTTCCAAGACCAGATGGGTAAAGAAAAAAAATGGGATACACTTCCCCGCATCGTCGGTGGAAGATATGGATTATCCTCCAAAGAATTTACTCCAGCGATGGTGAAAGCGATATACGATCAATTGAAATCGGATAGTCTTAAACATGGGTTCACAGTTGGAATAGTAGACGACTTAACAAACACGAGTATCGATTATAATTCAGATTTTAGCATAGAAAAAAAAGACACAATTCGTTCCGTATTTTATGGGCTTGGTTCCGATGGAACGGTTGGTGCCAATAAAAATTCTATTAAAATTATAGGAGAGAATACTGATAATTATGTGCAAGGTTACTTTGTGTATGACTCAAAGAAATCTGGCTCGATGACCATTTCTCATTTACGATTTGGAAAAACTCCTATACGCTCTACTTACTTAGTAGACCATCCAAACTTTGTAGCTTGCCATCAACCAATGTTTCTAGAAAGATTTGATATGCTCGCTGGAATTGAGGTTGGTGGAGTCTTTTTATTGAATACAAATAAATCTTCCAATGATGTTTGGGAGTCATTACCAGGAAAAATTCAAAAAGATATTTTAACTAAGAAGTTAAAATTTTTTGTTATTGATGCTTATAAAGCGGCTAATAGTGCTGGGATGAAAAATCAAATCAATACGGTAATGCAAACTTGTTTCTTTTCTATTTCGGGAGTTCTTCCAAAAGAAGAAGCAATTGAGGCAATCAAAGAAGCGATACGCGATACATATGGAAAAAAGGGTGGCGAGATTGTTGCGCGTAATATAAAAGCTGTTGATGATACTCTCAAGTTTTTATCTCAAGTGGATTATAGTAATTATGCGGAAATTTCTAAAGAAATTCTAGAAGTAGGAGTTCCTATTTCTGATAAAGCTCCTGTTTTTGTAAGAGATGTATTAGGGAAAATGCTTTCTGCAAAAGGAGATTTGCTTCCCGTCAGTTCAATGCCTGTAGATGGAACGTATCCTACTGGAACCTCTAAATGGGAGAAAAGGCGAATTGCGCAGGAAGTTCCTGTCTGGGATAAGAGTGTTTGTATTCAGTGCGGCAAATGTGCGTATGTCTGTCCTCATGCTGTCATTCGAGTGAATGCATTTTCTCCTGATACAATAAAAGATGCGCCTGCGAGCTTTGAAATAGTAGATTCTAAAGTGCCGGACTTAAAGGAAAAAGGTTTTAAATTTACGCTGCAAATTTCAGCAGATGATTGCACCGGTTGCGGAATCTGTGTAGATATTTGTCCTGCAAAGAACAAATCGGAAGTGCGGCTAAAGGCAATCAATATGACTCCGATAGAAAATATTTCTACTGAAAGCACGGCTAATTGGGAGTATTTCCAAACCATTCCTCCTATTGATAGAAGTCTTCTCAATATTCATCAAATCAGACAACAACAAATGCAAGAGCCACTTTTTGAATTCTCGGGTGCCTGTGCGGGATGTGGTGAAACTCCTTATGTAAAATTAGTCTCTCAGTTATTTGGAGATAGAATGGTAATCGCAAACGCAACTGGATGCTCTTCTATTTACGGAGGAAATTTACCAACCACTCCTTGGACAAAAAACAAAGCGGGAAGAGGACCTGCCTGGTCGAATTCTCTTTTTGAGGATAACGCCGAGTTTGGCTACGGGTTTAGAGTATCAATCGACAAACAAAGAGAAGCTGCCTTAGAATTAGTGAATCTATTAAAGGACAAAATCGGTATTAGCCTTGCAGAAGAAATTTTAAATGCAAAAGAATCCGATGAGGCTGATATTTTCGAACAAAGAAAGCGAGTGGAAAAACTAAATGAAATCCTGAAAGCTCATTCTGCTAGTAGTGGAGAAGTAAGGCATTTGTTAGAAATCTCCGACTCACTCGTTAAAAAAAGTGTATGGATTATCGGCGGTGATGGCTGGGGCTATGATATCGGCTACGGAGGATTAGACCACGTTCTTGCAAGCGGTAGAAATATAAATGTATTGCTACTCGATACAGAAGTTTATTCGAATACGGGCGGGCAGATGTCTAAGTCTACTCCCAAAGGTGCAGTTGCGAAATTTGCTACGGGAGGAAAGCCAGGTGTAAAGAAAGACCTGGGGCTAATCGCGATGAGCTACGGGAATATTTATGTAGCGACAGTGGCAATGGGTGCAAAAGACGAACAGACGTTACGCGCTCTAATGGAGGCGGAAAAGTATAACGGACCATCCATCGTAATAGCGTATAGTCATTGTATTGCGCATGGAATAAATATGACGGAAGGAATGAAACATCAAAAGGCAGCAGTTGATTCAGGACAATGGATTTTATATCGTTATAATCCTGATAGAGTAGAGCAGGGGTTAAATCCATTAGAGATTGATTCAGCTCCTCCTCATGCGCCTGTGCGAAATTATTTCGAAAGTGAAAATCGTTTCAAAATGCTAACAAAGAGTAAGCCTGAGATTGCTAAGAATTTATTTCAGCAAGCACAGGAAGATATTAATATCCGCTATAAGCATTTCGAATTCCTAGCCGGTAAAAATAAAGAAGAGGAAAAACATGATTAA